From the Polyodon spathula isolate WHYD16114869_AA unplaced genomic scaffold, ASM1765450v1 scaffolds_77, whole genome shotgun sequence genome, the window TGAACACGTGTGCATGCTGCAGCGTTAATGGAGTACCCCTCTGGATTGACACTGTCTGCTTCCCCCCCCACgcccctccctccttctctctggACAGGCGGAACGCCGTGGATGCTTTCCGTGTCAATGTCATCCACGCCAGGCAGCAGGTGCGCTCCCCGGTCACCAACATCGCCCGCACCAGCTTCTTCCACGTCAAGCGCTCCAACATCTGGCTGGCGGCCGTCACCAAGCAGAACGTCAACGCGGCCATGGTGTTCGAGTTCCTGTACAAGATGTGCGACGTCATGACCGCCTACTTCGGCAAGATCAGCGAGGAGAACATCAAGAACAACTTCGTCCTGATCTACGAGCTGCTGGATGGTACGTCCGGGAGGGAGGGGTGTGGGGTACTGCCAAGAACAGTCTTGCATTGCATTGTTTTTGGGACCCCGTGGGCAGACATGACACCTTGgggtttttagttttgtttttgggaTGTCCTGAAGTCTTCTGCTTTGCTGTAGTTTTTTTAGGTTTTGATTTTTATTGAATTCATATGAGAAAATCAAAACCTAAAGAAAATACTGCACAGCTAGATTATTCTTcattgaaggattttttttttttctaaatcatcGTCATTTATTAAATGCCAGTGAATGGTTTGTGCATGCATGAGTGGTGACATGTCTTTCTATTTCCTTACCCCTGTCTTATGGATTCTGTGTTGACCTTGGACTGAGAGGCCGCCCTTCTGCTGAACTAGTGCATGAAGTGCTGGAATGCAGATTTCAAACTGGGATCCATTTCAATATGTCCTCATTGTATCATTTCCTAAAACTTGCAGCGTTAGTGAACTTCTGTCAATGCCTTTCTAGGAGGCACTGTATACAGGCTACATCTCTCATGGTTCAAGATATCTAAATGTTTCCTGAGATCAGAATAACAAACTGCATGCTGCATTTCTCAAAAAAACACTAGTGAGAAACAATGCTGCCTAACCTGAGGATTATACAGATTTTAGGTGTTGCTCAGCCACCGGTGTTTCTATGAAAAGCTTCAGAAGAAAATGCTTCCCGGCCCTGGTTTCCATGGGAGATGGGGAGGAGGGATTTAGCTGCTCAAAATGAGCCCTGCTGCTGCAAGGAACGATCCTAATCTTGaagtgtaaatgcacagtatgtgATATTCCAGGCACGGACAGTTTACCAGCTATCTGCTCAAGCAGCAGCATGACCTTGTTCTCCCAGCACATCTTAATGCTGATTTCTCTCTCTAGAAATCCTGGACTTTGGCTACCCCCAGAATTCCGAGACAGGAGCCCTGAAAACGTTCATCACTCAGCAAGGAATCAAGAGCCAGGTAAAGATTTGCCTCGAGGGCCCTCCTGCTGTCTGCGCACTGTTCTCTGTTAGATTCGAGAGACATACCACGCGGCTGTGGGAGTCTGTTAGAtgtacagtagggatggtgtttttactTGGGATTGCAAAGTGCACCTTGACCTGTGAATATCCACCACAACCCTTTCCATTTCAATGAAAGCAGATCTCTCTGTTTTGAGTCTAGGTAGGATGTTGTGTCCATAGCTTAACTCTTCAGTTCCTGTGTGTTTCCTATTCCCATGCTTTGAACTGGCCAGCTGCAAAGGAAGGGCTGTCAGTCAGACCAGCCCTGGGTGTTTCACAATGTGCTGAACCATGGACTCCTTGCCCCAGTTCCCCTAGTATGTTACTGAACAACAGACTCAGTGAGTGCAGCCTGATGCCACTGGAAGAtgccagtttgttttcttttgtcgttgaaccaccacctcctcccccctctgcTTCCCCAGCATGCCTGCTTCCCAGATGTGAGGCCTGTTAAGAGTCAGTTCCTGTTAGTGCTGATAAAACATGTGCCCCCCCTCATCCGGGAGGTGCTGCAACCCAGTCTGTTGTTGCAGAGCCCTTTCTCCCTGACTCAGCAGCACACTTCTTGGGAAAGGCTGTTTTTTCCTCTGATTTCCCACTGTGTTGAGACTTGTGTTACCTAACCCAGGTTGGATTGCAGGCTGGTAGAAAACAATCTCCCAAGTTCTGTGATGGAGGAATTGGTGTCAAACCATTGTGATCGGCACCATGCAACTGTACTGGTATTGTTGACTAAatgggtgggtgggggtgtggggcgggcgccccagtttgatactgcaACAAGATGATCATGTATCTTTACAACCCAATTTCACAGTGCAGGTGAAATCGTAGCATAATTTACAAGCCAGAGTTGCAACCCAGTTCCAGAGTATATCTGATCTAATTGTTTCAGTGTAGGTGTCTGAGCCAAAACAAAATGTCATTGGTGTGTTTTTGGAATAATTTCTTTGTAATTAAATGCCATCTTAAAGAAGTGTGTTTTTACCTTTTACTTCGTCAGCTGTGTATAACACTAAAGCCAAGCTAACTCTCTTGCACGCAAGTAAGACAAACCAATAATCGGTTTAACCACGTCACCTGCTGACATGTGCTGTGTTTGTACTGTCCTaaaaaagagaatacaaaaaccttttttattttagctagTGCACAATTCTAGATCTCGGTGCTGTCCTGTAGAAAAATGATTACTGTTGTGTGTTGTAAGAGCCTTGGTATGCTGGGCCTAACCACcactctgtctgtgtctctctctctctctctctctcgctccggCACCCCCACCGTCCTGTGCGCTTGTGTGTTTAACTCTGCGTGTGCTGACTGTGATTTGTGCTTCTTCCTTATTCTCTCTGCGCTTGGTTATGGACCCTCCTCTAGCACCAGGTAGGAATGTCACCCTTTCAGTGTTGCTAGCAGACTAGTGTATCCACAGCTCGGAGTTTGGTCATTCACACTATTCCTTAAAGGATCAGCAAGTGTCTGCTGCTGGTTTTTACTAAACCGCAAAACCAGCTGCTGATGTGAGTTTATTTTGCTAGTGGCCCACTCCACATTCCGTGTGTTACAGCAACATTAAGCACTGGAAATCTTTGCTTGTGAGTTGAATTGCCCTTTGGCTGTATAACTTAAATATGTGTTGTACATTACGATGTGGAGAGGGTGTGTGTGCTCCACACTTCAACACGGAATGTGGATGAGCCCTATGCAGTTGCTTGGAATACACATGAAAGCTGCTGCCCTGATAACTAAgttgaattatatttttttgagCAGTTGTCCGGTTAAATGTTGCATTGTTTAAGTGCTTAGCTCTCCGAGTTGTACACTTACAGCCTGTCCACTGTGTgtgtgcccccccaccccccgtagACCAAGGAGGAGCAGTCTCAGATCACCAGCCAGGTGACTGGGCAGATCGGCTGGAGACGAGAGGGGATCAAGTACCGACGCAACGAGCTCTTCCTGGATGTCCTGGAGAGCGTCAACCTGCTCATGTCTCCACAAGGTAGTGAAGCCCGAATGAATGAGTCGGTTGCAAGTGTGGGGGACAGGTTGAGACGTTGAATGAAGAATGATGAAGATTGGAGGGATGTGGCAAGAATAAAGCAGAACCCTATGAAAGTTACTAAACAACTTGTTTCTAATGGGAGAGCAGTACAAACTGTTGTGTCATCTGTATCTGGAATAGGCAAGGCCACAAACAGGTTGCTGGTCAAACCTGGTCCTGGTTTCAAATAAAGAAGTTTTCCTGAAATACTTGGACACTTGGCACCATCTGCTGTTCAATTGTAGTATGCCAGCTAGGAAAGGGGGCTGCCCTGTTTCCATCTAGCTGTGGTTTCTCTCACTCTGTCACTCTctcctcactgtctcgctctcaGGCCAGGTGCTGAGTGCTCACGTGTCGGGCAGGGTGGTGATGAAGAGCTACCTGAGTGGGATGCCAGAGTGTAAGTTTGGGATGAACGACAAGATCGTCATTGACAAGCAGGGGAAGGGCACTGCGGACGAGACCAGCAAGAGGTAAGAGAGAAGAGAACTGGGCCTTCCTGTGGCGTCCCCACTGCTTCCTTTATTCCAGGTCACAGTGTGTTGCTTTTATCTTGGAAAAGGGAATTGGGGTATAAACCAGTCGGCCAAGTAGAAAAGTGAGCAGGATACCACAGGAGGgttaaagcaaaaaacaacaaatgtgtttattttatagcACCTAAAATTAAATATGGTATAAGTAGGGTATATTTGTGTcaatttagtttaaaaactggACTGAGCATTTTGagtttaatgttattttgaaagCGCAGTAGACCTTTCCTTGAATGTGTTCTTGTTTAAATGTCCTTTAGGCGTGCATAGGCTTTGTTAAGGTTGTGTTAATTTCAGTGAAATGCTCCTGGgttctgatttatttttctttccttggTTTTGTTGCGGCGCACAGTGACTTGGGGGGCAGGTAGTAGACACAATGAAATGCTGAGTTTGTGGTTGTAGCTTTTGCTCTGTCACTGTGTGATGTCTGTGTTTGTGCACGTGTGTTCCTCCTCTCTGTGCCTGTGGGGATTTTAAACCTCGTTTCCGCTGCCTGTCTGAGCTATAGCTGAGTGtcagtggaaacaccctccagttacacctcacccagaccagccagctcagctatacctggggaGAGGCGGTGGAAACGAGGCAGAATTAAGTCAAGTGTGGAACAGGTCGGTGGTTTTACTTATTTGTACCCTGGTCCTCGATGCCTGTGCATTATTGGATCCGGAGGACAGAGTTATGTGAAAACTTTGTTTTAGAAATAGCATGTGCCTGTCCCACAAACAGATTCAGTAGCATAGCTGCAATCAGACCCATTTAGAAATGCCAAGCTAAAAACATTCAGGGACAAACATTTAGGTAAGATCAGACCCAACACCAGGCAAATTTGCAATCAAAAAAGAGGGTGGGGTTCAGACCCAAAGCTGTGGAAATAGCCACTGCCTGCCAGCCCTCTGCACCTTCAGATTCATGTAAAACCTTCCTACAGTATCACTAGTATGTCTTGATTTCCTGCATGGCTGGTTATTTCCGGATAGAGCTTTGTGATGGATTGCTCATATGTTTCTATACAGAGttaagcataaaaaataaatatctgttctACAGTGTAAACTAAAATGTGACTGGCTATCGGAACTTAAGGGCCTTTTACAGCTGTGGttaaaagttttccatcacctagaattttaggattgagacattcatttaaaataaagtaaaccatgttttagattttatttagcATTATCTTGTGAAGGAAAGTACAACATGAGATCTCAAGTGTGTACTGGAAGTCCTAGTGTTTCATACTGGTCTtatagtattttatgttagatttttgaaatgtcacatttttcaatttctcattttttcgttaagtatatggggaaaactacagagcggtgtgtaatgtgttaatgtaacattattcagcaggtttcattcgactttatgaagcaaaaatttaTTTGTtctgcagggtgatgcaaaacttttgtccagccAGAGCTGTACTGTACAAGGGTGGATgttagactcccattgcatagcagtttgagcggCTCCAGGTTTTAGTATGAGCTGAACCTGTAGCTCCGCAGTGAGTTTGGCTCGGGAGTCTCGTTTCCATCCATGATGTACGGTGGCAGGCCTTGTGGTGTTGATCTTGACTCACTACCCTCCAGAAAGCTCTTCACAAACTAGCCAAGAGTATCATCCCAAAAAGTAACCCTACCTCCAGTTTGATCAGTCGCCCCCCTCCTGGATCTTGCGTCTCACTTGGATTTGTGTAACCTCTATCCCAGCAGCGGCAAGCAGTCCATCGCCATCGACGACTGCACCTTCCACCAGTGTGTGCGACTCAGCAAGTTCGACTCGGAGCGGAGCATCAGCTTCATCCCGCCAGACGGAGAGTATGAGCTCATGAGGTCTGTACTGCATTCATTTAATAATGCTCTTCTTAAAACAGTgcttttcaacctgtggtaccaGTACTGGTGCGTCTCAGGCTTGCAACTGGAACGCGCCACACCGGGCCGATTACTGTCCACAGTGCTCTCTCAATCACACTACCGTAATGCATCAATCTGTGTACCACTCAATCACAGAGCCGTGACAAATTATGGAGAGGTATTTGTTGTGAACTTTTAAAGTTAGTGATGGGGGTTCCAAAGCAGCCTCTCAGTGCAGCTTGTGCTGAACTCTTGTGGAGCAGTTGGACGATGCCgtcacattttcaaaagaaaagcgCTTGTAATGGAATAGGTCTCTGTTTTACAGCAGCTGTTTAAGATTGCACGTGGTTGCTGGTACACCTGGTGCtcgaaacactggtacttgagatgaaaaggttgaaaacaacAGTTTGAGTATtaaacgtttatttatttttcttgtgttgTAATAGAATGTGTATACAGCCTTGTCTGTaactttttaaatctgaaaatcaTTCTTTGAAAAAGGATGCAGGTGCTGCCTGAATCCTGAGTCGGGTTCCCACAAGCATTCTATTAAAATAACTGTTGATTTCCCTGTTGACATATTTGATCCAGTTCTGGTATTCCGGAGGGCTGaagagctttgttttgttttattgaaggtATCGCACCACTAAGGATATTATCCTGCCATTCCGAGTGATTCCTTTAGTCAGAGAGGTCGGCCGTACTAAACTGGAAGTCAAGGTGGTCATCAAGTCCAACTTCAAGCCTTCCCTGCTGGCCCAGAAAATAGAGGTAAGTGTTTGCTAAGGACAAgtagagacacactcacactcacactcgcactcgcacacacacacacacacactgcaggagTCAAAGCACCATCCACTGTGATTTTTAGATCAGGTTAAAAATGCCTAGCTTATTTATAACTCGTGTATATTAGATTGTCGGTATCAGGTGTGCAATGCTGTCAAATTGGTAAAATATCCATTTTCCAGACAGTGTGTCTGGAAGATATTGTAGAAGTCCCCAGTTTACCAGTTTCCTGTCAAGTTTCAATGGCCAGCTCTAGTCTGCATGCTAGATGCCTTTTAGTATTGTATTCCAGTTGTGGGGGTGTTTGTAGTCGTGTTGcagacagtgtgtgtgggggTGCACTGCAGGCTTCCCAAGCTGGTCCAGTGTGCTTCCCATCAGGACAATGCAAGTCTTTCCAGATCGGACAGTCCAGTCCTAGGTGCTGATCCATTCTGAGTGTCAAGGGGACAAGCTGGATCCTGTGAAAGGACTGTTACTCTGCTCTTTGGAACAGACACCTGTCCCTCCCACTTAAAGCAGTTGGATGCTGTAAATAGACTCCAATCCCCTGGCTGGCCAGCTGTCTAACAGCAGGGAGTTCTCAGTGGTTGGTGTGGTTTTTAATAGGGCTGCATACTGGTGACTTTCAGTTCCTTTCCTTGGTCCCTGCTTGttcattttcagaaacaaaaccCCAAAGAGATGAGTGTACTTTAAGATTTCATCTGACGTGTGATTCTCTTGTTCCCAGGTGCGCATCCCAACCCCGCTCAACACTAGCGGAGTCCAGGTCATCTGCATGAAAGGGAAAGCCAAATACAAGGCCAGCGAGAATGCCATCGTCTGGAAGTAAGTCCACAACTGGTACAGCGGTAATGGCTTTGAAGACTAGAATATTTGCATTGGAGCTATGGCAATGAGGTGGTTACTATAAGATTGAAACATTAAAAGGTTTGCCTGTTAGGATTTGATCAACCTGTAATGTAACACAACCGGTTTCAAACATTGTATGTGTGGTGTAAAGCAAAGTAGAGGTAATACTTTGTCTGGTTGACAATGGAGGCTGTATTATACTACAGTGGGTCTTTATTCCAATACCAGTGCTTTCGCAACACAAATAACCTGGCTTGCGTTGTTTGTACCTTCCACTCCTTAATCAACGGTAATAAACTGTTGGTTTATTAGTGCACTACAAAGCAAAGCGATCCTCCTGATGCTTGCACTGGATGGCCAGCGAGTTTAAGTGTGCCTGTTCATCATTTCGGTTCTGTTTGCTCTGTCAGGATTAAGAGAATGGCTGGCATGAAGGAGTCTCAGATCAGTGCTGAGATCGAGCTTCTACCCACCAACGACAAGAAGAAATGGGCACGCCCGCCCATCTCCATGAACTTCGAGgtacacttgtttttttgttttgtttttttattgtttgtttgctgcACAGGTAAGCTCAGAGCTTTACCACATCGTATTTGGTGCTTCACATAATCCTCCAGAATACTTTGTAAaggtaggaaacaacagagtTGAAAGAAAGCTTGAGTAGTAAGGTGTCTTGTTAGAAACTAAACATCTCCTAAATTGAGACCCTGAGAATCGTAGGCGATTACTAATAGCTCCTTCCTTTTACAGATGGTAATCCATTAGTCTTGCGCTGTTAGatgttggtgttttatttttttactattcttAGTTCtcaaaattgttgtttttaagaTCAATTGAACAGGGTTGTGCtcgtgtctgtgctgcagtgtgatgCTGCGCTCTGCtcttgtgtctgtgctgcagtgtaacgCTGCGCTGTTCTCTGCTTTGTTTCCACAGGTCCCGTTTGCACCTTCCGGGCTCAAGGTTCGATACCTGAAGGTGTTTGAGCCCAAGCTGAATTACAGCGACCATGATGTGATTAAATGGGTGCGCTACATCGGCCGGAGTGGCATCTACGAGACACGGTGCTAGCCGCCTGTGGGATAGGGGGGCTGAAGCCTGCCTGGGTATCTCTACCCCCCTACCCTCCAGCACTggaacaacatgttttaaaaacaaagaattctATTCAGTGAAATAATGCACCGGTCCTACGGAAATGAATAAAATGAGATGTAACTTCGGGAATGTAACTTCTGGGTAACCTGTTCCTGTCATCTCTCATTCCTGCCCTCATCCATTCAGACCCCATTGTCTCCCTCGCTGGACCAGCTGAGCAGAGCTAGTGTCCAGCTGTCTGAcctttttgttactttttaatttgttttgctattttctttCAACACCCCTTTCGCTCTCCTGCTTAAGTAACAATGCCCTGTAACCCTAATAGTGAAGGTCCTCTTTCTTTCCCTCTGTGTGTCTTCACTGTTCTAATGATCCTCATACACTCGGCgtcctgtatctctctctctctcctatgcTATCCTGAGCGCGCTGTGTGTACGTATTGTAGTTCTAGTGTAGTCAGCAGCTGGACTTCTCTACATGGAGTTATAGAAATTATAACTTAATTTCAGTGTGCTA encodes:
- the LOC121308017 gene encoding AP-2 complex subunit mu isoform X4; translation: MIGGLFIYNHKGEVLISRVYRDDIGRNAVDAFRVNVIHARQQVRSPVTNIARTSFFHVKRSNIWLAAVTKQNVNAAMVFEFLYKMCDVMTAYFGKISEENIKNNFVLIYELLDEILDFGYPQNSETGALKTFITQQGIKSQTKEEQSQITSQVTGQIGWRREGIKYRRNELFLDVLESVNLLMSPQGQVLSAHVSGRVVMKSYLSGMPECKFGMNDKIVIDKQGKGTADETSKSDLGGSSGKQSIAIDDCTFHQCVRLSKFDSERSISFIPPDGEYELMRYRTTKDIILPFRVIPLVREVGRTKLEVKVVIKSNFKPSLLAQKIEVRIPTPLNTSGVQVICMKGKAKYKASENAIVWKIKRMAGMKESQISAEIELLPTNDKKKWARPPISMNFEVPFAPSGLKVRYLKVFEPKLNYSDHDVIKWVRYIGRSGIYETRC
- the LOC121308017 gene encoding AP-2 complex subunit mu isoform X6 encodes the protein MIGGLFIYNHKGEVLISRVYRDDIGRNAVDAFRVNVIHARQQVRSPVTNIARTSFFHVKRSNIWLAAVTKQNVNAAMVFEFLYKMCDVMTAYFGKISEENIKNNFVLIYELLDEILDFGYPQNSETGALKTFITQQGIKSQHQTKEEQSQITSQVTGQIGWRREGIKYRRNELFLDVLESVNLLMSPQGQVLSAHVSGRVVMKSYLSGMPECKFGMNDKIVIDKQGKGTADETSKSSGKQSIAIDDCTFHQCVRLSKFDSERSISFIPPDGEYELMRYRTTKDIILPFRVIPLVREVGRTKLEVKVVIKSNFKPSLLAQKIEVRIPTPLNTSGVQVICMKGKAKYKASENAIVWKIKRMAGMKESQISAEIELLPTNDKKKWARPPISMNFEVPFAPSGLKVRYLKVFEPKLNYSDHDVIKWVRYIGRSGIYETRC
- the LOC121308017 gene encoding AP-2 complex subunit mu isoform X2, whose translation is MIGGLFIYNHKGEVLISRVYRDDIGRNAVDAFRVNVIHARQQVRSPVTNIARTSFFHVKRSNIWLAAVTKQNVNAAMVFEFLYKMCDVMTAYFGKISEENIKNNFVLIYELLDEILDFGYPQNSETGALKTFITQQGIKSQHQTKEEQSQITSQVTGQIGWRREGIKYRRNELFLDVLESVNLLMSPQGQVLSAHVSGRVVMKSYLSGMPECKFGMNDKIVIDKQGKGTADETSKSDLGGSSGKQSIAIDDCTFHQCVRLSKFDSERSISFIPPDGEYELMRYRTTKDIILPFRVIPLVREVGRTKLEVKVVIKSNFKPSLLAQKIEVRIPTPLNTSGVQVICMKGKAKYKASENAIVWKIKRMAGMKESQISAEIELLPTNDKKKWARPPISMNFEVPFAPSGLKVRYLKVFEPKLNYSDHDVIKWVRYIGRSGIYETRC
- the LOC121308017 gene encoding AP-2 complex subunit mu isoform X1, which gives rise to MIGGLFIYNHKGEVLISRVYRDDIGNRRNAVDAFRVNVIHARQQVRSPVTNIARTSFFHVKRSNIWLAAVTKQNVNAAMVFEFLYKMCDVMTAYFGKISEENIKNNFVLIYELLDEILDFGYPQNSETGALKTFITQQGIKSQHQTKEEQSQITSQVTGQIGWRREGIKYRRNELFLDVLESVNLLMSPQGQVLSAHVSGRVVMKSYLSGMPECKFGMNDKIVIDKQGKGTADETSKSDLGGSSGKQSIAIDDCTFHQCVRLSKFDSERSISFIPPDGEYELMRYRTTKDIILPFRVIPLVREVGRTKLEVKVVIKSNFKPSLLAQKIEVRIPTPLNTSGVQVICMKGKAKYKASENAIVWKIKRMAGMKESQISAEIELLPTNDKKKWARPPISMNFEVPFAPSGLKVRYLKVFEPKLNYSDHDVIKWVRYIGRSGIYETRC
- the LOC121308017 gene encoding AP-2 complex subunit mu isoform X5; protein product: MIGGLFIYNHKGEVLISRVYRDDIGNRRNAVDAFRVNVIHARQQVRSPVTNIARTSFFHVKRSNIWLAAVTKQNVNAAMVFEFLYKMCDVMTAYFGKISEENIKNNFVLIYELLDEILDFGYPQNSETGALKTFITQQGIKSQHQTKEEQSQITSQVTGQIGWRREGIKYRRNELFLDVLESVNLLMSPQGQVLSAHVSGRVVMKSYLSGMPECKFGMNDKIVIDKQGKGTADETSKSSGKQSIAIDDCTFHQCVRLSKFDSERSISFIPPDGEYELMRYRTTKDIILPFRVIPLVREVGRTKLEVKVVIKSNFKPSLLAQKIEVRIPTPLNTSGVQVICMKGKAKYKASENAIVWKIKRMAGMKESQISAEIELLPTNDKKKWARPPISMNFEVPFAPSGLKVRYLKVFEPKLNYSDHDVIKWVRYIGRSGIYETRC
- the LOC121308017 gene encoding AP-2 complex subunit mu isoform X3, whose translation is MIGGLFIYNHKGEVLISRVYRDDIGNRRNAVDAFRVNVIHARQQVRSPVTNIARTSFFHVKRSNIWLAAVTKQNVNAAMVFEFLYKMCDVMTAYFGKISEENIKNNFVLIYELLDEILDFGYPQNSETGALKTFITQQGIKSQTKEEQSQITSQVTGQIGWRREGIKYRRNELFLDVLESVNLLMSPQGQVLSAHVSGRVVMKSYLSGMPECKFGMNDKIVIDKQGKGTADETSKSDLGGSSGKQSIAIDDCTFHQCVRLSKFDSERSISFIPPDGEYELMRYRTTKDIILPFRVIPLVREVGRTKLEVKVVIKSNFKPSLLAQKIEVRIPTPLNTSGVQVICMKGKAKYKASENAIVWKIKRMAGMKESQISAEIELLPTNDKKKWARPPISMNFEVPFAPSGLKVRYLKVFEPKLNYSDHDVIKWVRYIGRSGIYETRC